Proteins co-encoded in one Neodiprion lecontei isolate iyNeoLeco1 chromosome 3, iyNeoLeco1.1, whole genome shotgun sequence genomic window:
- the LOC124293331 gene encoding protein Cep78 homolog isoform X2 → MSKSISYPSFNRTYELMCKEDHVQPLPAIKSHLRKGRLRLCADRINFEDWSPVLRTIANDQSLFEIIVYSRHRRKKIREQVNTAERIEKFRRRLRSREPMLYTNFILRCFVDAISSCIGKSPVITSLTLDGIPLPIKYLDPLCEGLKCAKNLTALRLPRCRIGDTGCDLVLNVLVDCVSLCILDLSSCRLTIRSSMSLSTFLKKRRTNLLHSAWSDAQAVQGLHTLVLNHNRKLGDCGVRLLVDELKEDFWMKTFNIRHCGLTSRGGETVVRLLETNSVVTSIDLKENDIPETIIHNVSKILRRRKENGERASMRKRLITAKEMNFQGNKDDRKKPTTRMTDLLLKKKSHFVSTLNKNLTKNQRSWTRLFIKSSTRRIPGWKVTHPRFRRPKNTERENLNLKKVSARLSRTIGSNAVLLRELINDRELLGEVKTRRLQAEKKFSELEPQLEKLRKSICEQDKLRYRISQERKLFDYLKRLFARLEEFPESVAVVSNPENESTVAEEIIGGNPAWKIVSEVDLSPEGRNLRANYASQRGRPHCPRKLRGQ, encoded by the exons ATGAGCAAGTCAATTTCCTACCCGTCTTTCAACCGAACGTACGAA CTGATGTGCAAAGAGGATCACGTTCAGCCGCTACCAGCGATAAAATCGCACCTCCGCAAAGGCCGACTGCGTTTATGTGCAGACCGGATAAATTTCGAAGACTGGTCACCGGTGTTACGTACCATCGCGAATGATCAAAGCCTGTTCGAAATAATCGTTTACAGTCGTCACaggcgtaaaaaaattagagaacaAGTAAACACCGCGGAAAGGATCGAAAAATTCCG ACGACGGCTTCGCAGCAGAGAACCGATGCTCTACACAAATTTCATCCTCCGTTGTTTTGTCGATGCAATTTCATCCTGCATTGGGAAATCGCCGGTGATTACCTCGCTGACACTGGACGGAATCCCTTTGCCCATCAAATATTTGGACCCTCTCTGCGAAGGCTTGAAATGCGCAAAGAATCTTACAGCCCTTCGACTACCCCGATGCCGCATCGGAGATACTG GGTGCGACTTGGTACTGAACGTGTTGGTGGACTGCGTTAGTCTTTGCATCCTAGACCTGTCGTCTTGCCGCTTGACCATCCGTAGCTCGATGTCGCTGTCGACTTTTTTGAAGAAGAGGAGAACAAACCTGCTTCACAGCGCGTGGAGTGACGCGCAAGCTGTGCAG GGTCTTCACACCCTGGTGCTGAACCACAACCGTAAACTGGGCGACTGTGGCGTTCGACTGCTAGTCGACGAACTAAAGGAAGATTTTTGGATGAAGACTTTCAACATCCGACATTGCGGACTGACTTCGAGAGGAGGTGAAACTGTCGTTAGACTCCTAGAGACGAACAGCGTGGTAACATCTATCGATCTCAAGGAAAACGATATCCCGGAGACGATTATCCACAATGTGTCAAAGATTTTGCGCAGGAGAAAGGAGAACGGTGAGCGGGCATCGATGAGAAAGAGGCTGATCACTGCAAAAGAGATGAATTTTCAGGGGAATAAAGACGATCGAAAGAAACCAACGACAAGGATGACGGATCTTCttctgaagaagaaatctcACTTCGTCAGTACcctgaacaaaaatttgacgaagaaCCAGCGGTCCTGGACCCGATTATTCATCAAG AGCTCGACGAGGCGTATTCCTGGATGGAAGGTCACGCATCCGAGGTTCCGTAGACCGAAGAACACAGAACGcgagaatttgaatttgaagaaaGTTTCGGCGCGACTGTCTAGAACGATTGGCAGTAACGCGGTCCTTCTTCGAGAGCTGATAAACGACCGAGAACTTTTAGGCGAGGTGAAAACACGCAGACTCCAAGCggagaaaaagttttccgagCTTGAACCGCAGCTTGAAAAGCTACGGAAGAGCATCTGCGAGCAGGATAAGCTTCGTTATCGAATTTCGCAAGAACGAAAGCTCTTCGACTATCTGAAGAGGCTCTTCGCGCGGTTAGAGGAATTTCCTGAATCAGTAGCTGTTGTTTCTAATCCGGAAAATGAATCGACGGTTGCCGAAGAGATAATCGGCGGCAATCCTGCCTGGAAAATCGTTTCCGAAGTCGACCTCTCACCCGAAGGAAGAAATCTCCGAGCAAACTATGCCTCGCAACGTGGCCGACCCCATTGTCCAAGAAAATTGCGAGGGCAATGA
- the LOC124293331 gene encoding centrosomal protein of 78 kDa isoform X1: MKQIGTGNSHLQLTCETMRCVQAVDEIINIFSYFSLMCKEDHVQPLPAIKSHLRKGRLRLCADRINFEDWSPVLRTIANDQSLFEIIVYSRHRRKKIREQVNTAERIEKFRRRLRSREPMLYTNFILRCFVDAISSCIGKSPVITSLTLDGIPLPIKYLDPLCEGLKCAKNLTALRLPRCRIGDTGCDLVLNVLVDCVSLCILDLSSCRLTIRSSMSLSTFLKKRRTNLLHSAWSDAQAVQGLHTLVLNHNRKLGDCGVRLLVDELKEDFWMKTFNIRHCGLTSRGGETVVRLLETNSVVTSIDLKENDIPETIIHNVSKILRRRKENGERASMRKRLITAKEMNFQGNKDDRKKPTTRMTDLLLKKKSHFVSTLNKNLTKNQRSWTRLFIKSSTRRIPGWKVTHPRFRRPKNTERENLNLKKVSARLSRTIGSNAVLLRELINDRELLGEVKTRRLQAEKKFSELEPQLEKLRKSICEQDKLRYRISQERKLFDYLKRLFARLEEFPESVAVVSNPENESTVAEEIIGGNPAWKIVSEVDLSPEGRNLRANYASQRGRPHCPRKLRGQ, encoded by the exons atgaaacaaattggGACGGGAAACAGTCATCTGCAATTGACGTGTGAAACGATGCGCTGTGTTCAAGCTGTAGATGAGATTATCAACATTTTCAGCTATTTCTCG CTGATGTGCAAAGAGGATCACGTTCAGCCGCTACCAGCGATAAAATCGCACCTCCGCAAAGGCCGACTGCGTTTATGTGCAGACCGGATAAATTTCGAAGACTGGTCACCGGTGTTACGTACCATCGCGAATGATCAAAGCCTGTTCGAAATAATCGTTTACAGTCGTCACaggcgtaaaaaaattagagaacaAGTAAACACCGCGGAAAGGATCGAAAAATTCCG ACGACGGCTTCGCAGCAGAGAACCGATGCTCTACACAAATTTCATCCTCCGTTGTTTTGTCGATGCAATTTCATCCTGCATTGGGAAATCGCCGGTGATTACCTCGCTGACACTGGACGGAATCCCTTTGCCCATCAAATATTTGGACCCTCTCTGCGAAGGCTTGAAATGCGCAAAGAATCTTACAGCCCTTCGACTACCCCGATGCCGCATCGGAGATACTG GGTGCGACTTGGTACTGAACGTGTTGGTGGACTGCGTTAGTCTTTGCATCCTAGACCTGTCGTCTTGCCGCTTGACCATCCGTAGCTCGATGTCGCTGTCGACTTTTTTGAAGAAGAGGAGAACAAACCTGCTTCACAGCGCGTGGAGTGACGCGCAAGCTGTGCAG GGTCTTCACACCCTGGTGCTGAACCACAACCGTAAACTGGGCGACTGTGGCGTTCGACTGCTAGTCGACGAACTAAAGGAAGATTTTTGGATGAAGACTTTCAACATCCGACATTGCGGACTGACTTCGAGAGGAGGTGAAACTGTCGTTAGACTCCTAGAGACGAACAGCGTGGTAACATCTATCGATCTCAAGGAAAACGATATCCCGGAGACGATTATCCACAATGTGTCAAAGATTTTGCGCAGGAGAAAGGAGAACGGTGAGCGGGCATCGATGAGAAAGAGGCTGATCACTGCAAAAGAGATGAATTTTCAGGGGAATAAAGACGATCGAAAGAAACCAACGACAAGGATGACGGATCTTCttctgaagaagaaatctcACTTCGTCAGTACcctgaacaaaaatttgacgaagaaCCAGCGGTCCTGGACCCGATTATTCATCAAG AGCTCGACGAGGCGTATTCCTGGATGGAAGGTCACGCATCCGAGGTTCCGTAGACCGAAGAACACAGAACGcgagaatttgaatttgaagaaaGTTTCGGCGCGACTGTCTAGAACGATTGGCAGTAACGCGGTCCTTCTTCGAGAGCTGATAAACGACCGAGAACTTTTAGGCGAGGTGAAAACACGCAGACTCCAAGCggagaaaaagttttccgagCTTGAACCGCAGCTTGAAAAGCTACGGAAGAGCATCTGCGAGCAGGATAAGCTTCGTTATCGAATTTCGCAAGAACGAAAGCTCTTCGACTATCTGAAGAGGCTCTTCGCGCGGTTAGAGGAATTTCCTGAATCAGTAGCTGTTGTTTCTAATCCGGAAAATGAATCGACGGTTGCCGAAGAGATAATCGGCGGCAATCCTGCCTGGAAAATCGTTTCCGAAGTCGACCTCTCACCCGAAGGAAGAAATCTCCGAGCAAACTATGCCTCGCAACGTGGCCGACCCCATTGTCCAAGAAAATTGCGAGGGCAATGA
- the LOC124293331 gene encoding uncharacterized protein LOC124293331 isoform X4, translating into MENQIIHEVIPQLHFLDRFIRRHKITEPLHNAATILDIKTVKKKILTKSLRRLRSREPMLYTNFILRCFVDAISSCIGKSPVITSLTLDGIPLPIKYLDPLCEGLKCAKNLTALRLPRCRIGDTGCDLVLNVLVDCVSLCILDLSSCRLTIRSSMSLSTFLKKRRTNLLHSAWSDAQAVQGLHTLVLNHNRKLGDCGVRLLVDELKEDFWMKTFNIRHCGLTSRGGETVVRLLETNSVVTSIDLKENDIPETIIHNVSKILRRRKENGERASMRKRLITAKEMNFQGNKDDRKKPTTRMTDLLLKKKSHFVSTLNKNLTKNQRSWTRLFIKSSTRRIPGWKVTHPRFRRPKNTERENLNLKKVSARLSRTIGSNAVLLRELINDRELLGEVKTRRLQAEKKFSELEPQLEKLRKSICEQDKLRYRISQERKLFDYLKRLFARLEEFPESVAVVSNPENESTVAEEIIGGNPAWKIVSEVDLSPEGRNLRANYASQRGRPHCPRKLRGQ; encoded by the exons ATGGAGAACCAGATAATACATGAAGTCATTCCTCAGCTGCATTTCTTGGATCGATTTATTCGCAGACATAAGATAACGGAGCCACTTCATAACGCGGCGACGATCTTGGATATTAAAACGGTCAAGAAAAAGATTTTAACGAAGTCTCT ACGACGGCTTCGCAGCAGAGAACCGATGCTCTACACAAATTTCATCCTCCGTTGTTTTGTCGATGCAATTTCATCCTGCATTGGGAAATCGCCGGTGATTACCTCGCTGACACTGGACGGAATCCCTTTGCCCATCAAATATTTGGACCCTCTCTGCGAAGGCTTGAAATGCGCAAAGAATCTTACAGCCCTTCGACTACCCCGATGCCGCATCGGAGATACTG GGTGCGACTTGGTACTGAACGTGTTGGTGGACTGCGTTAGTCTTTGCATCCTAGACCTGTCGTCTTGCCGCTTGACCATCCGTAGCTCGATGTCGCTGTCGACTTTTTTGAAGAAGAGGAGAACAAACCTGCTTCACAGCGCGTGGAGTGACGCGCAAGCTGTGCAG GGTCTTCACACCCTGGTGCTGAACCACAACCGTAAACTGGGCGACTGTGGCGTTCGACTGCTAGTCGACGAACTAAAGGAAGATTTTTGGATGAAGACTTTCAACATCCGACATTGCGGACTGACTTCGAGAGGAGGTGAAACTGTCGTTAGACTCCTAGAGACGAACAGCGTGGTAACATCTATCGATCTCAAGGAAAACGATATCCCGGAGACGATTATCCACAATGTGTCAAAGATTTTGCGCAGGAGAAAGGAGAACGGTGAGCGGGCATCGATGAGAAAGAGGCTGATCACTGCAAAAGAGATGAATTTTCAGGGGAATAAAGACGATCGAAAGAAACCAACGACAAGGATGACGGATCTTCttctgaagaagaaatctcACTTCGTCAGTACcctgaacaaaaatttgacgaagaaCCAGCGGTCCTGGACCCGATTATTCATCAAG AGCTCGACGAGGCGTATTCCTGGATGGAAGGTCACGCATCCGAGGTTCCGTAGACCGAAGAACACAGAACGcgagaatttgaatttgaagaaaGTTTCGGCGCGACTGTCTAGAACGATTGGCAGTAACGCGGTCCTTCTTCGAGAGCTGATAAACGACCGAGAACTTTTAGGCGAGGTGAAAACACGCAGACTCCAAGCggagaaaaagttttccgagCTTGAACCGCAGCTTGAAAAGCTACGGAAGAGCATCTGCGAGCAGGATAAGCTTCGTTATCGAATTTCGCAAGAACGAAAGCTCTTCGACTATCTGAAGAGGCTCTTCGCGCGGTTAGAGGAATTTCCTGAATCAGTAGCTGTTGTTTCTAATCCGGAAAATGAATCGACGGTTGCCGAAGAGATAATCGGCGGCAATCCTGCCTGGAAAATCGTTTCCGAAGTCGACCTCTCACCCGAAGGAAGAAATCTCCGAGCAAACTATGCCTCGCAACGTGGCCGACCCCATTGTCCAAGAAAATTGCGAGGGCAATGA
- the LOC124293331 gene encoding uncharacterized protein LOC124293331 isoform X5, translating into MLYTNFILRCFVDAISSCIGKSPVITSLTLDGIPLPIKYLDPLCEGLKCAKNLTALRLPRCRIGDTGCDLVLNVLVDCVSLCILDLSSCRLTIRSSMSLSTFLKKRRTNLLHSAWSDAQAVQGLHTLVLNHNRKLGDCGVRLLVDELKEDFWMKTFNIRHCGLTSRGGETVVRLLETNSVVTSIDLKENDIPETIIHNVSKILRRRKENGERASMRKRLITAKEMNFQGNKDDRKKPTTRMTDLLLKKKSHFVSTLNKNLTKNQRSWTRLFIKSSTRRIPGWKVTHPRFRRPKNTERENLNLKKVSARLSRTIGSNAVLLRELINDRELLGEVKTRRLQAEKKFSELEPQLEKLRKSICEQDKLRYRISQERKLFDYLKRLFARLEEFPESVAVVSNPENESTVAEEIIGGNPAWKIVSEVDLSPEGRNLRANYASQRGRPHCPRKLRGQ; encoded by the exons ATGCTCTACACAAATTTCATCCTCCGTTGTTTTGTCGATGCAATTTCATCCTGCATTGGGAAATCGCCGGTGATTACCTCGCTGACACTGGACGGAATCCCTTTGCCCATCAAATATTTGGACCCTCTCTGCGAAGGCTTGAAATGCGCAAAGAATCTTACAGCCCTTCGACTACCCCGATGCCGCATCGGAGATACTG GGTGCGACTTGGTACTGAACGTGTTGGTGGACTGCGTTAGTCTTTGCATCCTAGACCTGTCGTCTTGCCGCTTGACCATCCGTAGCTCGATGTCGCTGTCGACTTTTTTGAAGAAGAGGAGAACAAACCTGCTTCACAGCGCGTGGAGTGACGCGCAAGCTGTGCAG GGTCTTCACACCCTGGTGCTGAACCACAACCGTAAACTGGGCGACTGTGGCGTTCGACTGCTAGTCGACGAACTAAAGGAAGATTTTTGGATGAAGACTTTCAACATCCGACATTGCGGACTGACTTCGAGAGGAGGTGAAACTGTCGTTAGACTCCTAGAGACGAACAGCGTGGTAACATCTATCGATCTCAAGGAAAACGATATCCCGGAGACGATTATCCACAATGTGTCAAAGATTTTGCGCAGGAGAAAGGAGAACGGTGAGCGGGCATCGATGAGAAAGAGGCTGATCACTGCAAAAGAGATGAATTTTCAGGGGAATAAAGACGATCGAAAGAAACCAACGACAAGGATGACGGATCTTCttctgaagaagaaatctcACTTCGTCAGTACcctgaacaaaaatttgacgaagaaCCAGCGGTCCTGGACCCGATTATTCATCAAG AGCTCGACGAGGCGTATTCCTGGATGGAAGGTCACGCATCCGAGGTTCCGTAGACCGAAGAACACAGAACGcgagaatttgaatttgaagaaaGTTTCGGCGCGACTGTCTAGAACGATTGGCAGTAACGCGGTCCTTCTTCGAGAGCTGATAAACGACCGAGAACTTTTAGGCGAGGTGAAAACACGCAGACTCCAAGCggagaaaaagttttccgagCTTGAACCGCAGCTTGAAAAGCTACGGAAGAGCATCTGCGAGCAGGATAAGCTTCGTTATCGAATTTCGCAAGAACGAAAGCTCTTCGACTATCTGAAGAGGCTCTTCGCGCGGTTAGAGGAATTTCCTGAATCAGTAGCTGTTGTTTCTAATCCGGAAAATGAATCGACGGTTGCCGAAGAGATAATCGGCGGCAATCCTGCCTGGAAAATCGTTTCCGAAGTCGACCTCTCACCCGAAGGAAGAAATCTCCGAGCAAACTATGCCTCGCAACGTGGCCGACCCCATTGTCCAAGAAAATTGCGAGGGCAATGA
- the LOC124293331 gene encoding protein Cep78 homolog isoform X3 has product MCKEDHVQPLPAIKSHLRKGRLRLCADRINFEDWSPVLRTIANDQSLFEIIVYSRHRRKKIREQVNTAERIEKFRRRLRSREPMLYTNFILRCFVDAISSCIGKSPVITSLTLDGIPLPIKYLDPLCEGLKCAKNLTALRLPRCRIGDTGCDLVLNVLVDCVSLCILDLSSCRLTIRSSMSLSTFLKKRRTNLLHSAWSDAQAVQGLHTLVLNHNRKLGDCGVRLLVDELKEDFWMKTFNIRHCGLTSRGGETVVRLLETNSVVTSIDLKENDIPETIIHNVSKILRRRKENGERASMRKRLITAKEMNFQGNKDDRKKPTTRMTDLLLKKKSHFVSTLNKNLTKNQRSWTRLFIKSSTRRIPGWKVTHPRFRRPKNTERENLNLKKVSARLSRTIGSNAVLLRELINDRELLGEVKTRRLQAEKKFSELEPQLEKLRKSICEQDKLRYRISQERKLFDYLKRLFARLEEFPESVAVVSNPENESTVAEEIIGGNPAWKIVSEVDLSPEGRNLRANYASQRGRPHCPRKLRGQ; this is encoded by the exons ATGTGCAAAGAGGATCACGTTCAGCCGCTACCAGCGATAAAATCGCACCTCCGCAAAGGCCGACTGCGTTTATGTGCAGACCGGATAAATTTCGAAGACTGGTCACCGGTGTTACGTACCATCGCGAATGATCAAAGCCTGTTCGAAATAATCGTTTACAGTCGTCACaggcgtaaaaaaattagagaacaAGTAAACACCGCGGAAAGGATCGAAAAATTCCG ACGACGGCTTCGCAGCAGAGAACCGATGCTCTACACAAATTTCATCCTCCGTTGTTTTGTCGATGCAATTTCATCCTGCATTGGGAAATCGCCGGTGATTACCTCGCTGACACTGGACGGAATCCCTTTGCCCATCAAATATTTGGACCCTCTCTGCGAAGGCTTGAAATGCGCAAAGAATCTTACAGCCCTTCGACTACCCCGATGCCGCATCGGAGATACTG GGTGCGACTTGGTACTGAACGTGTTGGTGGACTGCGTTAGTCTTTGCATCCTAGACCTGTCGTCTTGCCGCTTGACCATCCGTAGCTCGATGTCGCTGTCGACTTTTTTGAAGAAGAGGAGAACAAACCTGCTTCACAGCGCGTGGAGTGACGCGCAAGCTGTGCAG GGTCTTCACACCCTGGTGCTGAACCACAACCGTAAACTGGGCGACTGTGGCGTTCGACTGCTAGTCGACGAACTAAAGGAAGATTTTTGGATGAAGACTTTCAACATCCGACATTGCGGACTGACTTCGAGAGGAGGTGAAACTGTCGTTAGACTCCTAGAGACGAACAGCGTGGTAACATCTATCGATCTCAAGGAAAACGATATCCCGGAGACGATTATCCACAATGTGTCAAAGATTTTGCGCAGGAGAAAGGAGAACGGTGAGCGGGCATCGATGAGAAAGAGGCTGATCACTGCAAAAGAGATGAATTTTCAGGGGAATAAAGACGATCGAAAGAAACCAACGACAAGGATGACGGATCTTCttctgaagaagaaatctcACTTCGTCAGTACcctgaacaaaaatttgacgaagaaCCAGCGGTCCTGGACCCGATTATTCATCAAG AGCTCGACGAGGCGTATTCCTGGATGGAAGGTCACGCATCCGAGGTTCCGTAGACCGAAGAACACAGAACGcgagaatttgaatttgaagaaaGTTTCGGCGCGACTGTCTAGAACGATTGGCAGTAACGCGGTCCTTCTTCGAGAGCTGATAAACGACCGAGAACTTTTAGGCGAGGTGAAAACACGCAGACTCCAAGCggagaaaaagttttccgagCTTGAACCGCAGCTTGAAAAGCTACGGAAGAGCATCTGCGAGCAGGATAAGCTTCGTTATCGAATTTCGCAAGAACGAAAGCTCTTCGACTATCTGAAGAGGCTCTTCGCGCGGTTAGAGGAATTTCCTGAATCAGTAGCTGTTGTTTCTAATCCGGAAAATGAATCGACGGTTGCCGAAGAGATAATCGGCGGCAATCCTGCCTGGAAAATCGTTTCCGAAGTCGACCTCTCACCCGAAGGAAGAAATCTCCGAGCAAACTATGCCTCGCAACGTGGCCGACCCCATTGTCCAAGAAAATTGCGAGGGCAATGA
- the LOC107219909 gene encoding coiled-coil domain-containing protein 112-like isoform X1: MDKNCTLSPERRDKNPTQVRGDSNIGKRVPVLTKKIESSREYRRLKLQEDFLEKDLASTIKRMKIDTDMIHEITEYRIKTLDERQPSLQKLEWTTLGILNELKSVKLMLQQTDPSAIRNLDISDFRLRLMRLSNQIEVLKDVEKSLAKLGEEESALDSDQRAFDRILSTGNTNRAPKRTGERKCPTRTGVNDKFIELVARTGHTQGWSEDDHSEFLKVRRKCDSVPNLVTEMRARRVHLTNEQVINHEAWYKLYTELRLKRKKDIAEWRSRRQDLKPKANGETEGNESSSFSHGCAPAGGKESIPRCRSADTKASVAEKKQKIEAWRAERARKAAVNDEQKKRLEIEKADKERRRRQALRNEAKTKLKEFDDRETARKSRSDPNLQRKEIRTHVRSESLKLLKSFREQDEKFIRKRLSSLKTWRQSSANSVAPDSRPLKSNVSSVTTLFLPTKAWEQRCKLEQKADESFGKVNYIKDIQKLSVGTND; the protein is encoded by the exons ATGGATAAGAACTGCACCCTGAGTCCAGAAAGGCGTGACAAGAACCCGACGCAAGTCAGGGGTGACTCGAATATTGGAAAGAGAGTTCCtgttttgaccaaaaaaattgaatcctcGAGGGAATATAGAAGGTTGAAACTACAAGAGGATTTTTTGGAAAAGGATCTTGCGTCAACGATAAAGCGTATGAAAATTGACACCGATATGATTCATGAAATAACCGAGTACCGGATAAAAACGCTCGATGAAAG GCAGCCAAGCTTGCAGAAATTGGAGTGGACGACCCTCGGTATTCTGAATGAGTTAAAATCGGTGAAATTGATGCTTCAGCAAACTGATCCTTCGGCGATTCGAAATCTAG ATATAAGCGACTTTCGTTTGCGGCTAATGAGACTGTCAAACCAGATCGAGGTCTTGAAGGATGTGGAAAAAAGTCTCGCCAAACTCGGCGAAGAAGAATCGGCGCTAGATTCCGATCAACGAGCATTCGACAGAATACTTTCCACCGGAAACACAAACAGAGCTCCGAAACGAACCGGAGAACGGAAGTGCCCGACTCGTACCGGGGTAAACGATAAGTTCATTGAGCTCGTTGCTCGCACCGGTCACACGCAAGGATGGTCCGAAGATGATCATTCCGAGTTTCTCAAGGTAAGGAGGAAGTGCGATTCGGTTCCGAACCTCGTGACCGAAATGCGCGCGCGACGAGTTCATCTCACAAACGAGCAAGTGATAAACCACGAAGCGTGGTACAAGCTGTATACGGAATTGCGACTGAAACGGAAGAAGGACATCGCCGAGTGGCGGTCAAGGCGACAGGACCTCAAACCGAAAGCCAACGGGGAAACGGAAGGGAACGAatcttcctctttttctcaTGGTTGTGCCCCTGCGGGTGGAAAAGAATCTATTCCTCGATGCAGGAGCGCTGACACAAAAGCGAGTGTTGCAGAAAAGAAGCAGAAAATCGAGGCATGGAGGGCAGAAAGAGCGAGGAAGGCTGCGGTGAACGATGAGCAGAAGAAACGTCTAGAGATTGAAAAGGCTGATAAGGAGAGAAGGCGACGGCAGGCGCTGCGAAACGAAGCTAAGACTAAACTTAAAGAGTTCGATGACCGGGAGACAGCGAGAAAATCGAGGTCAGATCCGAACTTACAGAGAAAGGAGATTCGTACGCACGTGAGGTCGGAATCACTGAAATTGTTGAAGTCCTTCAG AGAAcaggatgaaaaattcattcgaaaaagGCTTAGCTCTCTGAAGACTTGGCGACAAAGTTCCGCTAACTCTGTAGCTCCTGATTCAAGGCCCCTAAAGTCGAACGTCTCCTCGGTCACGACCTTATTTTTACCAACGAAAGCCTGGGAGCAGAGATGCAAATTGGAACAGAAGGCGGACGAATCCTTTGGCAAAGTCAATTACATCAAAGATATCCAAAAATTGTCAGTAGGAACGAATGACTAg
- the LOC107219909 gene encoding coiled-coil domain-containing protein 112-like isoform X2 codes for MDKNCTLSPERRDKNPTQVRGDSNIGKRVPVLTKKIESSREYRRLKLQEDFLEKDLASTIKRMKIDTDMIHEITEYRIKTLDERQPSLQKLEWTTLGILNELKSVKLMLQQTDPSAIRNLDISDFRLRLMRLSNQIEVLKDVEKSLAKLGEEESALDSDQRAFDRILSTGNTNRAPKRTGERKCPTRTGVNDKFIELVARTGHTQGWSEDDHSEFLKVRRKCDSVPNLVTEMRARRVHLTNEQVINHEAWYKLYTELRLKRKKDIAEWRSRRQDLKPKANGETEGNESSSFSHGCAPAGGKESIPRCRSADTKASVAEKKQKIEAWRAERARKAAVNDEQKKRLEIEKADKERRRRQALRNEAKTKLKEFDDRETARKSRSDPNLQRKEIRTHVRSESLKLLKSFREQDEKFIRKRLSSLKTWRQSSANSVAPDSRPLKSNVSSVTTLFLPTKAWEQRCKLEQKADESFGKVNYIKDIQKLAPPR; via the exons ATGGATAAGAACTGCACCCTGAGTCCAGAAAGGCGTGACAAGAACCCGACGCAAGTCAGGGGTGACTCGAATATTGGAAAGAGAGTTCCtgttttgaccaaaaaaattgaatcctcGAGGGAATATAGAAGGTTGAAACTACAAGAGGATTTTTTGGAAAAGGATCTTGCGTCAACGATAAAGCGTATGAAAATTGACACCGATATGATTCATGAAATAACCGAGTACCGGATAAAAACGCTCGATGAAAG GCAGCCAAGCTTGCAGAAATTGGAGTGGACGACCCTCGGTATTCTGAATGAGTTAAAATCGGTGAAATTGATGCTTCAGCAAACTGATCCTTCGGCGATTCGAAATCTAG ATATAAGCGACTTTCGTTTGCGGCTAATGAGACTGTCAAACCAGATCGAGGTCTTGAAGGATGTGGAAAAAAGTCTCGCCAAACTCGGCGAAGAAGAATCGGCGCTAGATTCCGATCAACGAGCATTCGACAGAATACTTTCCACCGGAAACACAAACAGAGCTCCGAAACGAACCGGAGAACGGAAGTGCCCGACTCGTACCGGGGTAAACGATAAGTTCATTGAGCTCGTTGCTCGCACCGGTCACACGCAAGGATGGTCCGAAGATGATCATTCCGAGTTTCTCAAGGTAAGGAGGAAGTGCGATTCGGTTCCGAACCTCGTGACCGAAATGCGCGCGCGACGAGTTCATCTCACAAACGAGCAAGTGATAAACCACGAAGCGTGGTACAAGCTGTATACGGAATTGCGACTGAAACGGAAGAAGGACATCGCCGAGTGGCGGTCAAGGCGACAGGACCTCAAACCGAAAGCCAACGGGGAAACGGAAGGGAACGAatcttcctctttttctcaTGGTTGTGCCCCTGCGGGTGGAAAAGAATCTATTCCTCGATGCAGGAGCGCTGACACAAAAGCGAGTGTTGCAGAAAAGAAGCAGAAAATCGAGGCATGGAGGGCAGAAAGAGCGAGGAAGGCTGCGGTGAACGATGAGCAGAAGAAACGTCTAGAGATTGAAAAGGCTGATAAGGAGAGAAGGCGACGGCAGGCGCTGCGAAACGAAGCTAAGACTAAACTTAAAGAGTTCGATGACCGGGAGACAGCGAGAAAATCGAGGTCAGATCCGAACTTACAGAGAAAGGAGATTCGTACGCACGTGAGGTCGGAATCACTGAAATTGTTGAAGTCCTTCAG AGAAcaggatgaaaaattcattcgaaaaagGCTTAGCTCTCTGAAGACTTGGCGACAAAGTTCCGCTAACTCTGTAGCTCCTGATTCAAGGCCCCTAAAGTCGAACGTCTCCTCGGTCACGACCTTATTTTTACCAACGAAAGCCTGGGAGCAGAGATGCAAATTGGAACAGAAGGCGGACGAATCCTTTGGCAAAGTCAATTACATCAAAGATATCCAAAAATT AGCTCCTCCGCGATGA